CCGCACTTGTTTCTTGTCTATGAAAAGAGCGTCTGACTGTCCCCATTCCAGAAAAACATTTCTGTCAAACGCATCGATTGGCCTGAAGACCACGCTGTCGCCGAATTCCCCGCATGCCCGTTTTGCGCGTTCATAAGCCATGTTCTGGGCAGGGCACCACCCGTTTAAGAGAGCGGTAACAGTTACTTTTCCGGGTTCAAGCTGAGGTTTCTTCCTTTTCCGTATCCACTTTGGAGGTTTCGCATCAGCGGCCAACGGTTTCCAGACCAACTCCATTATCCCATCGCGGTCGACTCTCTTGTATCCATGCTTCTTGAACCAGGATGAGCGCATGAAGAATGGCAATATCAAGCCCCATGCCACCATCCCATTCACATTCATGCTCTTCACATCATCTTCGGCGCTCCGGAGCAGCGCCTTTCCCATCCCCTTCTTCTGAAAATTCCCCCGTCCCTTCTTGTGGCCGTGAACCCAAATGCAGTTGACAAAATAGAGACCTTCGCCTTCTGCGGATGAATACTCGATGGGAACATATTGGATCATTCCACCGACTTGTCCGTTGTCGTCGAGAGCAAGCTTCACACGCAACCCTTTGTCCTTCATTCTCTCGCACCATCTGAGCTTATGATCACCAGCTTCTTTGATGTCATCTGACCAGTCTTCGAGGCACTCGCAATAGAGCTGCTTGTATTCATCCTGTAGGTCAATGATTTTCATAAGAAATCATTTGGAAATAGGTGACTGTCACTATTTTTCTCGGAAATAGGTGACTGTCACTATTTTTCTTTTTCTTCCGTTTAGAAAGACACAACTTTGTCGGACTCCAGAACCCACCGCACGAAGTCCCTCATCGAGGCAACCTCGACTCCCTCCACGAGGTCGCCTTGATTCAGGGATCGTTCTAACGCACAGTTGCCACAGATCTTGACCTTGGCACCAGCCTTGATGGCTGCCTTCACAAGCTCCTCGCAATTAGGCATCTTCTCATCCAGGACGCCCGGCATTTCAGAGGGTTTCTGCCCTTTTTTCGGCGCAAGAACAGAGTCTTCGATAAGAAAAAGATTCACGGCATGGCCCTCGTGAAGTGCGGTCAGCACGAATCTCAGTGTCGTGTACACTCGCTCTTTTCCGTATGGCGGCTCTCCAACTATCACTGTAATGGTTGCCATGTACGCCCTCCTTTTGTGAAATACACAATCGCTCAGTGGAGGAAAAGTGTCAAGCAGTTCAGTGATGGGAAAACATCTCTTCCGGGAACCTTCACACTCGCTAGGCGAAGATCAGCTTGAAACCTGCAATTGTCAAAACGACGGCAAGAAGCCTTCTGATGAGGAGAGGTGAAAACCGATGACTTCCGTAGTAGGAACCGACGGACCCGCCCAAGATTGCGGCAGCTGCAAAAGGCAGAGCAAAGGAAGGAAGGTGCTTAGTACTGCTGATGTTCCCGAGCAGCCCGGAGATCGAATTGACAAGAATAAAGAGTGCAGAAATGGCCGATGCAGTCCTAGTGCGTGCCCAACGCACGAGAATCACAAGCGGCATCAGAAAGATCCCTCCGCCAATACCTGTCAGTCCTGATAGAAGACCTAGCCCTGCTCCAATGGACAAGGCAATCGGCTTTCGGGGAAGATGAGTTTCTTCTTGTCCCTTGGGACGGATAATGAAACAGGCGGCGGAATATAGAAGAACTGTGCCGAGAACGATCTTAAATACCAGGGCTGGCAAATTCAGATAGCCCCCGAGAAAGGCAAAAGGAATGGAAGATAGCGCAAATGGCCAGAATAGCTTCCAGGAGAAGTGACCAGCTCTCCAGAATTGCCACGCGGCAAGAGATGCCACCAAGATGTTGAGGAGAAGGGCCGCCGGCTTGATGACTGCCGGGGCAAGCCCAAATAATGTCATCACTGCGATGTAGCCTGACGCCCCTGCCTGTCCAACCGAGGAGTAGAAAAAAGCAACGATCAGAATTCCAACACAAATCAGGAGGAGAGTTTCAATAGGCATCAGCCATGCCGTCAACGCGGGATCGTCTGAGAGGCAAGATGGTTTTCCTCACAAGAGAAGCTTGAAGGTCGAGAGCTTCGTATAAATCGGCCCTTTTCCCGTGAGAGTGCTTTTTACGATTGAGAAAGAATCTATTGGAAAGCCTTCCGTTTCGAATTCCATCTTCCTAACCTTCTGAGCTAAGGCATCAATCCCTTTGGGGACGCGGACTCTTCCAATAGTGAGGTGTGGCTTGAAAGGCTTGTCTGCCTTCCCGAATCCAGCTTCGACCAGCCCTCTTTCGAGCTCCTGGCTCAAGTCAATAAGCTCAGTGCCGCCTTCTTTCATGGCGACCCAGAAGACCCTCGGTCTTTCAAGTGAAGGGAAAGCACCCAGTCCTGATAGTCTCCCGGTGCAGCTTCTCACTTTCTGACTTGTCGCTGACGCAAGCCCGGAAAGCTTCCCCAGGTCGCTCTCGTTCATCTCTCCAAGAAATCTGAGCGTCATGTGCAGGTTTTCTCCCTCGACCCATTTGACGCCGATCGCTTCCCGTGATAGATCGTGGATTAGCCGCGACAGCTTTGTGTTGATTTCACTTGGGAAAAAGACTGCAACAAAAGTTCTCATGCGTTGGCCTCTAAATAAATCACCTTAAGAGATAAGAAACCTTCTGAGAAGATCAAGAGCAGCCTGTGCCGCTCTTCTTTGAATATTTCTCCTCTCGCCGGAGAAGATATGTTTCTCGCTTCTCGTCTCATGTATTGATGAGACAGCCAGGAAGACTAACCCGACCGGTTTCTCTTCACTCCCACCTGCAGGACCTGCGATTCCCGTCACAGAAAGTCCCAAATCAACCCCGGCCTCTTTCCTTATCCCCTCTGCCATGGAACGCGCCACCTCGTCACTGACAGCGCCATTCTG
The genomic region above belongs to Candidatus Eisenbacteria bacterium and contains:
- a CDS encoding DsrE family protein → MATITVIVGEPPYGKERVYTTLRFVLTALHEGHAVNLFLIEDSVLAPKKGQKPSEMPGVLDEKMPNCEELVKAAIKAGAKVKICGNCALERSLNQGDLVEGVEVASMRDFVRWVLESDKVVSF
- a CDS encoding GNAT family N-acetyltransferase encodes the protein MKIIDLQDEYKQLYCECLEDWSDDIKEAGDHKLRWCERMKDKGLRVKLALDDNGQVGGMIQYVPIEYSSAEGEGLYFVNCIWVHGHKKGRGNFQKKGMGKALLRSAEDDVKSMNVNGMVAWGLILPFFMRSSWFKKHGYKRVDRDGIMELVWKPLAADAKPPKWIRKRKKPQLEPGKVTVTALLNGWCPAQNMAYERAKRACGEFGDSVVFRPIDAFDRNVFLEWGQSDALFIDKKQVRTGPPPSYEKIRRLIEKKAKRVSGRA
- a CDS encoding sulfite exporter TauE/SafE family protein — encoded protein: MPIETLLLICVGILIVAFFYSSVGQAGASGYIAVMTLFGLAPAVIKPAALLLNILVASLAAWQFWRAGHFSWKLFWPFALSSIPFAFLGGYLNLPALVFKIVLGTVLLYSAACFIIRPKGQEETHLPRKPIALSIGAGLGLLSGLTGIGGGIFLMPLVILVRWARTRTASAISALFILVNSISGLLGNISSTKHLPSFALPFAAAAILGGSVGSYYGSHRFSPLLIRRLLAVVLTIAGFKLIFA
- the thpR gene encoding RNA 2',3'-cyclic phosphodiesterase encodes the protein MRTFVAVFFPSEINTKLSRLIHDLSREAIGVKWVEGENLHMTLRFLGEMNESDLGKLSGLASATSQKVRSCTGRLSGLGAFPSLERPRVFWVAMKEGGTELIDLSQELERGLVEAGFGKADKPFKPHLTIGRVRVPKGIDALAQKVRKMEFETEGFPIDSFSIVKSTLTGKGPIYTKLSTFKLLL